In Desulfomonile tiedjei DSM 6799, a genomic segment contains:
- a CDS encoding ExbD/TolR family protein, whose translation MWLSTKRKSKNSSLDITPLVDLVFLLIIFFLLSTTFNVSPGIRLDLPEASSQKIHKEKKEITVSVDQSGTIYMNKDPVDSQSLLSQLLTRAREDRDTTVLIKGDRSTAYGQMVDILGMVKQAGLHRIAILTQRKKDQPNSPDSAETR comes from the coding sequence ATGTGGCTCAGCACCAAAAGAAAATCAAAGAATAGTTCGCTGGATATTACTCCATTAGTCGATCTTGTATTTCTGTTGATCATATTTTTTCTTTTGTCGACGACATTCAACGTTTCACCAGGTATTCGGCTCGATCTTCCTGAAGCATCTTCTCAGAAGATTCACAAGGAGAAGAAAGAGATAACTGTTTCCGTGGATCAGTCCGGCACGATCTATATGAACAAAGACCCTGTAGACAGCCAATCGCTGTTATCACAATTATTGACCCGGGCGCGTGAAGATCGTGACACCACTGTTCTCATCAAAGGCGATCGCAGCACAGCATACGGGCAAATGGTGGACATCCTGGGAATGGTCAAGCAAGCGGGATTGCATCGAATTGCAATTCTGACCCAGAGAAAAAAAGATCAACCTAACAGCCCGGATTCGGCGGAAACGAGATGA
- a CDS encoding TusE/DsrC/DsvC family sulfur relay protein has translation MSQTLIRINGEEVLLDEEGFLIHPESWSEAVAESFALEDGLPQLQEVHWRIINILREYYLANGRAPLNSELKKATGMTISQIEASFPKGIRRGARRLAGLPNPKSCG, from the coding sequence GTGAGCCAGACGTTAATTCGCATAAATGGAGAGGAAGTCCTTCTTGATGAGGAGGGTTTCCTTATCCATCCTGAATCCTGGAGTGAAGCTGTAGCAGAAAGCTTTGCTCTCGAGGATGGGCTGCCTCAGTTGCAGGAAGTTCATTGGCGTATCATAAACATCTTGCGAGAGTACTACCTCGCCAATGGTAGAGCGCCGTTGAATTCAGAGTTGAAAAAAGCTACTGGCATGACTATATCGCAGATTGAAGCAAGTTTCCCGAAAGGAATCAGGCGAGGTGCTCGACGCTTGGCAGGACTACCGAATCCCAAGAGCTGCGGCTAA
- a CDS encoding MotA/TolQ/ExbB proton channel family protein has translation MDLVGLFHRGGIAMYPILLCSVAAVTVFLERLWSLRHNKLIPNGFVRNFREHIKQGRPEDAAALCDAHPNSPLSRIARAGLSHHDQGGDMIRFMVSEIGEQEAVELERYQSILGTVAYISPLLGLFGTVSGMIKAFDVISKHTVVDPPLLAAGISEALITTFAGLAVAIPVVVMDRYVQSRSEHISLELEKKAVAITEALIKQQPDSPSLRVLTPSRT, from the coding sequence ATGGATCTCGTTGGCCTGTTTCACCGGGGTGGAATAGCGATGTACCCCATTTTATTATGTTCCGTTGCCGCTGTAACCGTATTTCTCGAGCGTCTTTGGAGTCTTCGCCACAACAAGTTGATTCCCAATGGTTTCGTCCGAAACTTTCGGGAACACATCAAACAGGGGCGACCCGAAGACGCAGCAGCACTGTGCGATGCCCACCCTAATTCTCCTCTTTCCCGAATTGCTCGGGCCGGCCTTTCGCACCACGATCAGGGAGGCGATATGATCCGATTCATGGTATCCGAGATCGGTGAGCAGGAAGCTGTGGAGCTTGAACGATATCAGTCGATCCTGGGTACAGTCGCATACATTTCTCCTTTGCTGGGACTGTTTGGAACTGTTTCGGGCATGATCAAGGCCTTCGACGTGATATCCAAACACACCGTGGTGGACCCGCCACTTCTCGCAGCGGGAATTTCCGAAGCGCTCATTACTACGTTCGCGGGTCTTGCCGTGGCGATTCCAGTAGTGGTCATGGATAGGTATGTTCAGAGTCGGTCCGAGCATATCTCCCTTGAGCTGGAAAAGAAGGCTGTGGCCATAACCGAAGCCCTTATCAAGCAGCAGCCGGACTCTCCTTCTTTGAGGGTTTTGACTCCTTCGAGAACCTGA
- a CDS encoding DUF4198 domain-containing protein: MFKRVLFTALCLLSAATLAVAHDAWIEKRDGELVVLYGHRERHDPYDPQKIKDPKAYDPKGVAVPVDIVKHKENATLALKGNAAIVSVFFDNGYWVKTTDTTNVWKNLPKREAQKQFTVLDSSKVQKYAKTILASCEASTKPIGLPFEIVPEKDPLTVKPGDILPLKVLLDGKPLEGVVIKTGDSSHSESKQEIKTDKDGKASVPISKPGPQSINVFQKLSLKNDPDADGLSNSASLTFEIK; encoded by the coding sequence ATGTTCAAGAGAGTTCTTTTTACAGCCTTGTGTTTGTTGTCTGCAGCCACTCTCGCGGTCGCCCACGACGCTTGGATTGAGAAGCGCGATGGAGAACTGGTGGTGCTCTATGGGCACAGAGAGAGGCACGATCCTTACGATCCGCAAAAAATCAAAGATCCGAAAGCATATGATCCTAAAGGAGTCGCTGTGCCGGTGGATATCGTAAAACATAAGGAGAATGCGACCCTCGCTCTGAAAGGCAATGCGGCTATTGTCTCTGTATTCTTTGATAATGGTTACTGGGTAAAGACAACCGATACAACCAACGTGTGGAAGAATCTTCCCAAGCGCGAAGCCCAAAAGCAATTTACTGTATTGGATTCATCCAAAGTCCAGAAATACGCAAAAACAATCCTGGCATCCTGCGAGGCATCGACGAAACCCATTGGCCTGCCTTTTGAGATCGTGCCGGAAAAGGACCCGTTGACCGTAAAGCCAGGGGACATATTGCCGCTCAAAGTTTTGCTAGATGGAAAACCCCTCGAAGGGGTTGTCATAAAGACTGGTGATTCGAGTCACTCCGAATCCAAGCAAGAAATCAAAACTGATAAGGATGGGAAAGCGAGCGTGCCTATCTCAAAGCCCGGGCCGCAATCCATCAATGTGTTCCAAAAACTGTCCTTGAAAAACGATCCGGATGCAGATGGTCTTTCTAATTCGGCCAGTCTTACCTTTGAGATCAAGTGA
- a CDS encoding molybdopterin-dependent oxidoreductase, with the protein MKKIDFKVNGSPVTLHVGDDDRRVLLDVLREDLGLTGVKQSCDRKGQCGACTVLVNNKAVRSCLTKIADLEQAEIVTIEGLGTPDKPHPIQEAFVLSGAVQCGFCTPGMVLATKVLLDKNPHPDDDAIKEALRRNLCRCTGYKKIIKAVNLAADVLNGQTTIEQHRPDLSAGMIGVSHPRPNALALACGTAKFAADIQKDGVLELAVARSPQAHAIIKKIDYSAAAQMPGVVGIMVASDIKGSNRLQDDQPLLCDKKVHVMGDAIALVAAETRDQARAAAAAVLVEYEPLPVIETTDQALADDAVRVHENSPNLCYVHPQIKGDAASALSQSDEIVEAEFSTQLIHQAPLEPEASLAYFETTEEEEEPKLVVVGRSINIHHHLMVLQGAVGWENMRYEQSFIGGQFGIKLDITAEALAAAAALHFKRPVRYVCTLTESMWITTKRHPFKMKVRLGANRDGRLTGYKIDFTLDNGAYMSVGKAIVNRCLFMLSGSYNIPAVEAHGQLVYTNGAWGGAARGAGPPQVNYALESAMELMAQRLGMDSLEFRLLNSLQPGESISTGQVIEEWPYPGCLEALRPHYHRARDEAAASKNSRYRRGVGIAGGSFGIGRGGADRSNVAVELMPDGGLTVYGSISDPGEGNDAMLTQIAAHLMNIPPSKVHLVTRNTDQTPDASTASGSRVTYMSGGAMVKAIEDLKQAMTEVGATGYDDLVAAGKPTRYLGVRIQDATLLDPKTGLGAPFESRVHGVQLAEVEVDTETGKVRVVKITAAVDPGTVINPTIVEGQIEGGLDMGAGMALREEYIHGTTTDWISLKFPTMKTAFESEIILLETPRKKGTLGAVGVGEFVLLPTAAAIMSAIQDATGGTRICNLPATPQRVLDALKP; encoded by the coding sequence ATGAAGAAAATCGATTTTAAAGTGAACGGTAGTCCGGTTACTCTGCACGTGGGTGACGACGATCGGCGTGTACTGCTCGATGTGCTCCGAGAGGATCTGGGGCTCACAGGCGTGAAACAGTCCTGCGATCGGAAAGGGCAATGCGGGGCCTGCACCGTGTTGGTAAACAACAAAGCGGTTCGCTCGTGTCTGACCAAGATAGCGGATCTGGAACAAGCGGAGATTGTCACCATAGAAGGTCTGGGCACTCCTGACAAGCCTCACCCTATTCAGGAGGCTTTTGTGCTTTCCGGCGCAGTTCAGTGCGGATTTTGCACTCCGGGTATGGTTCTGGCTACCAAGGTTCTGCTCGACAAGAATCCTCATCCTGACGACGATGCCATAAAGGAAGCGCTCAGGCGCAACCTTTGTCGCTGTACCGGATACAAGAAGATTATCAAAGCTGTGAACCTGGCTGCCGATGTTTTGAACGGACAAACTACTATCGAACAACATCGTCCGGATTTGAGCGCGGGTATGATCGGTGTCTCACACCCAAGGCCGAATGCTCTCGCACTGGCATGCGGAACCGCAAAATTCGCCGCAGACATACAGAAGGACGGAGTCCTGGAATTGGCCGTGGCGCGAAGCCCGCAGGCTCACGCGATCATCAAGAAAATAGACTATTCTGCGGCTGCTCAGATGCCGGGAGTAGTGGGAATTATGGTAGCAAGCGACATCAAGGGGTCAAATCGATTGCAGGATGATCAGCCTCTGTTGTGTGACAAAAAAGTTCATGTCATGGGCGACGCTATAGCCCTTGTTGCCGCAGAAACCAGAGATCAGGCTCGCGCTGCCGCGGCAGCGGTTCTCGTGGAGTATGAGCCTTTGCCCGTGATTGAAACAACCGACCAGGCGCTTGCAGACGATGCCGTGAGAGTACACGAAAATTCGCCGAATCTCTGTTACGTGCACCCGCAGATAAAGGGGGATGCGGCATCTGCACTTAGCCAATCGGATGAGATTGTGGAAGCCGAGTTCTCGACCCAGCTTATTCATCAGGCTCCGTTGGAGCCGGAAGCATCCCTGGCCTACTTTGAAACGACGGAAGAAGAGGAAGAGCCCAAACTTGTAGTCGTCGGAAGAAGCATCAATATACATCATCACCTGATGGTACTTCAGGGAGCGGTGGGCTGGGAAAATATGCGCTACGAACAGTCCTTCATCGGTGGCCAATTCGGCATCAAGCTGGATATTACCGCCGAAGCGCTTGCAGCCGCGGCTGCGCTCCATTTTAAACGACCGGTTCGCTATGTGTGCACCCTTACGGAATCCATGTGGATTACTACCAAACGTCACCCGTTCAAGATGAAGGTGAGGTTGGGAGCTAATCGGGACGGGAGACTGACGGGCTACAAGATTGATTTCACTCTGGACAATGGGGCTTATATGTCAGTTGGCAAAGCCATCGTGAACAGGTGCTTATTCATGCTGAGTGGCTCCTACAACATTCCTGCCGTGGAGGCTCACGGACAACTGGTGTACACGAACGGCGCATGGGGAGGAGCTGCTCGAGGAGCAGGGCCACCTCAGGTGAACTATGCTCTGGAATCTGCGATGGAACTGATGGCACAGCGTCTGGGTATGGACTCTTTGGAGTTCCGCCTCCTCAATTCACTTCAACCGGGGGAATCTATCTCTACTGGGCAGGTGATCGAGGAATGGCCCTATCCGGGATGTCTTGAGGCATTGCGACCGCATTACCATCGCGCTCGAGACGAGGCAGCCGCTAGCAAGAACAGCCGGTATCGTCGCGGAGTAGGCATCGCGGGCGGAAGCTTTGGTATTGGAAGAGGAGGAGCCGACAGGTCCAACGTAGCAGTGGAACTGATGCCGGACGGTGGACTTACTGTGTACGGCTCTATATCCGACCCCGGAGAAGGTAATGATGCGATGCTTACTCAGATTGCCGCTCATCTCATGAATATCCCGCCTTCAAAGGTCCATCTGGTCACGCGGAACACCGACCAGACTCCTGATGCCAGCACAGCCTCGGGAAGCAGGGTCACGTACATGAGCGGCGGAGCCATGGTGAAGGCGATTGAAGATCTGAAACAAGCTATGACGGAAGTCGGAGCAACAGGATACGACGATCTTGTGGCAGCTGGGAAGCCAACACGTTATCTTGGAGTAAGAATCCAAGATGCGACTCTTTTGGACCCCAAGACCGGTCTTGGGGCTCCTTTTGAGTCTCGAGTCCACGGAGTTCAATTAGCCGAAGTGGAAGTCGACACTGAAACAGGAAAAGTTCGTGTGGTGAAGATAACCGCAGCAGTAGATCCCGGAACCGTCATCAATCCCACAATCGTAGAAGGGCAAATTGAAGGTGGGTTGGACATGGGCGCGGGAATGGCCCTCCGTGAAGAGTACATTCACGGCACAACCACTGATTGGATTTCCCTCAAGTTTCCCACTATGAAAACCGCTTTCGAGAGTGAAATCATACTGCTCGAGACACCAAGAAAGAAAGGAACACTCGGCGCTGTGGGAGTAGGAGAGTTCGTCTTGCTGCCCACTGCTGCGGCAATAATGAGCGCTATACAGGATGCCACGGGAGGAACTCGCATCTGCAACCTTCCGGCGACTCCCCAGCGAGTCTTGGACGCTTTGAAACCGTAG
- a CDS encoding TonB-dependent receptor plug domain-containing protein encodes MSRFHSKYKKHLIVVFLIMGLTNLGDLLVWAQQAEPVPQLEPVDVEAPERRPQARGTTAPRAGADYDEPVPPRPSFDDRGGVSQVFSGNAMPESTSSLVTGKSQVSQSATSLPAQVQVITPQDIRGLNYWGDSSNLFMQVAGVKAVNWGQGLIGNGFSMRGFTTYGFTGVFVDGVPQNFPSAAGGSGEYDITWLAPEAIERVEIIKGPFSALYGDYVLAGVINIITKKSEPSPSVTFSGGSFGSFRAFGVFSRETWVPTPYLPYDYYNIEGYRDNSQISWVSPFNKISFPILGGILSVRYNYFSADWGAPGYWPIDWVKGGLVKRTSAFNTTDGGYTRRQEFVLNYAPACGERGLYGTLYVDRRNTIRYYSFNGATFATRYAPGQSARQDDRTYRGGRLYYNFVFGDMGSLIVGGETRQDRGEAQQYVTVDRQRRTTTYDYDMRLSNWAIFLQGQIKPAEYLKIVGGVRWDYFTEGFENLGRPQNSGKGFPFIQSPKIGFVMTPTPNFNIFGNVGQGFRSPTNLEMSTYRANARANFDLEPAQIQTYDLGFNVSLFGNLYLAADYYHTNMQREIRTVNGQPMAIGDTVRKGYEFEARFYPTNSQDFSVYGNYAWVDAKVIDPVTPGQFLVPEVSEHVIKAGVSMQRDFSRGRKVLADLYYEYTSGAPYYGSTTIPVFGPDYDVYNFKLTYTGNGWSSFLSIRCKPREYSNDFTWVMNNLLVFDPQPKWELASGLTYSFW; translated from the coding sequence ATGAGTCGTTTTCATTCCAAATATAAGAAGCATCTGATTGTAGTCTTTCTGATCATGGGACTGACTAATCTTGGAGATTTGCTGGTATGGGCTCAACAAGCAGAGCCAGTTCCTCAGCTGGAGCCAGTAGATGTAGAAGCTCCTGAGCGACGCCCGCAAGCCAGGGGCACTACTGCCCCCAGAGCGGGTGCGGATTACGATGAACCGGTTCCTCCGAGGCCATCGTTTGATGATCGTGGGGGTGTGTCTCAGGTGTTTTCGGGAAACGCAATGCCTGAGTCCACGAGTTCTTTGGTGACCGGAAAATCGCAAGTATCTCAGAGCGCAACCTCGCTCCCTGCACAAGTTCAGGTGATCACACCCCAAGACATCCGAGGGCTCAACTACTGGGGTGACAGTTCCAACCTGTTTATGCAAGTGGCCGGAGTCAAAGCCGTAAACTGGGGTCAAGGCCTGATCGGCAATGGCTTTTCTATGAGGGGTTTTACCACATATGGTTTTACTGGCGTCTTCGTTGACGGGGTGCCTCAGAATTTCCCATCAGCTGCTGGAGGCTCAGGTGAGTACGATATCACATGGCTTGCCCCGGAGGCGATCGAGAGAGTAGAGATCATCAAGGGTCCTTTTTCCGCTCTGTATGGCGATTACGTATTGGCCGGCGTGATCAACATCATCACGAAAAAGAGCGAGCCTTCACCGAGCGTGACTTTTTCCGGAGGCAGCTTCGGCTCTTTTCGCGCCTTTGGGGTCTTCAGTCGAGAGACATGGGTTCCTACGCCGTATCTCCCGTATGATTACTACAATATCGAGGGTTACAGGGATAATTCTCAGATAAGCTGGGTTAGTCCCTTCAACAAGATTTCCTTCCCGATTCTGGGAGGAATTCTTTCTGTGCGATACAACTACTTCAGCGCGGATTGGGGTGCGCCCGGGTATTGGCCGATCGACTGGGTCAAGGGCGGACTTGTGAAAAGAACTAGCGCTTTTAATACGACAGACGGCGGCTATACGAGAAGACAGGAGTTCGTGCTGAATTATGCTCCGGCGTGTGGAGAACGAGGGCTGTACGGGACACTGTACGTGGATAGACGGAATACCATCAGGTACTACTCGTTTAACGGTGCGACTTTCGCCACACGCTATGCCCCCGGTCAATCAGCGCGCCAGGACGACCGCACATACCGGGGAGGCCGCCTATACTACAATTTTGTCTTCGGCGATATGGGTTCACTCATCGTAGGGGGAGAAACCAGGCAAGACAGGGGTGAGGCGCAGCAATACGTAACAGTTGACAGGCAAAGGAGAACGACCACCTATGATTACGACATGAGGTTGTCCAACTGGGCGATCTTCTTGCAAGGCCAGATCAAACCTGCTGAGTACCTGAAGATTGTCGGTGGCGTGAGATGGGATTATTTCACAGAGGGCTTCGAAAATCTCGGGCGGCCTCAGAACTCTGGAAAAGGCTTTCCGTTCATCCAGTCCCCGAAGATCGGGTTTGTCATGACACCAACCCCGAATTTTAATATTTTTGGAAATGTCGGCCAAGGTTTCCGATCACCTACGAACCTGGAGATGTCGACATATAGAGCTAACGCCAGGGCGAACTTCGATCTGGAACCAGCGCAGATCCAGACTTACGACTTGGGCTTTAATGTCTCCCTCTTCGGCAATCTCTATTTGGCCGCTGATTATTACCACACAAACATGCAGCGAGAAATCAGGACAGTGAACGGCCAGCCGATGGCCATCGGTGATACGGTGCGCAAAGGCTATGAATTCGAGGCCAGATTCTATCCGACCAACTCCCAGGATTTCAGCGTCTACGGCAATTATGCGTGGGTTGATGCGAAGGTGATTGATCCTGTGACCCCGGGGCAATTCCTCGTGCCCGAGGTGTCGGAACATGTGATCAAAGCAGGGGTATCGATGCAGCGGGACTTCAGTCGAGGTAGAAAAGTGCTCGCGGATCTGTACTACGAATACACCAGCGGCGCTCCGTATTACGGATCCACTACGATCCCCGTCTTTGGGCCGGACTACGATGTGTACAACTTCAAACTCACTTATACCGGAAATGGATGGTCTTCGTTCCTTTCCATTCGGTGCAAACCACGTGAATACTCTAACGATTTCACATGGGTAATGAATAACCTTCTGGTGTTTGATCCTCAACCAAAATGGGAGTTGGCCTCGGGGCTCACGTACAGCTTTTGGTAG
- a CDS encoding energy transducer TonB: MISKKFIPFISASMAVHLCGFAAVGMLLPAMSGIAGDPFGDPDRVFVSVISDRDMTAVAPTPAPFDSPAAVESEKAEEKSQPEESPEILAQTIKETPADFNETIAEKLPDSEPRVAEPEKKKEPEKEESSASLPQVASTLHMRRAALGNAMRDFESLLLAAIRQATFFPQEALKERRHGQVMVAFTIDRDRKLARVEVVGTSGCQILDNAAVEIMYKASDKFPSLPGFLDGESISYTLPIRFKEKRATASP, translated from the coding sequence ATGATTTCAAAGAAATTCATACCCTTTATCAGCGCTTCAATGGCCGTTCACCTTTGCGGATTCGCTGCCGTTGGCATGCTGCTTCCTGCAATGTCCGGAATAGCGGGCGATCCCTTCGGCGATCCGGACCGAGTCTTTGTCTCCGTAATCTCGGATCGGGATATGACTGCTGTCGCCCCCACGCCTGCACCGTTCGATTCACCCGCTGCAGTGGAGTCGGAAAAAGCCGAGGAGAAGTCTCAACCTGAAGAGAGTCCTGAAATACTGGCACAGACTATCAAGGAAACTCCCGCGGATTTCAATGAGACAATCGCAGAAAAGCTGCCTGATAGTGAACCTCGTGTTGCAGAGCCCGAAAAGAAGAAGGAACCTGAGAAAGAGGAGTCGTCTGCAAGCCTTCCCCAGGTAGCCAGCACGCTCCATATGCGGCGCGCTGCCTTGGGAAACGCAATGCGGGATTTCGAATCCCTGCTGCTTGCCGCCATACGGCAGGCGACGTTTTTTCCGCAGGAGGCCCTCAAAGAAAGACGTCATGGGCAGGTAATGGTAGCATTCACAATAGACAGGGATCGGAAATTGGCCAGAGTGGAAGTGGTGGGAACATCCGGCTGTCAAATCCTCGATAATGCGGCTGTGGAAATCATGTACAAGGCTTCAGATAAATTCCCTTCATTGCCTGGATTTCTGGATGGCGAAAGTATAAGCTACACGCTGCCTATCCGGTTCAAAGAAAAAAGGGCTACTGCAAGCCCATGA
- a CDS encoding TonB-dependent receptor codes for MPAQVSVLTSQDIQRLNVRNYSDLFSTIPGVNAYTIGQGQATHSFSFRGFSGAGGADVAIFIDGVPQNTPSTYQGSTGLSEISWLPPEAIERIEVIKGPFSALYGDFAMAGVINIITKKSQPSPSLDSYGGSFGAFRALGVLSRDTWVPTPYLVDEYYRIDGYRDNSQLGSFSSFNKFSLPIAGGILSLRYNYYKAKWGAPGYLVINDVKRGLVSRRRAYNVTDGGDQRRQEIVLNYAPLCGERGLYATAYVDIWDILRLNDLQSTGYQAAREDKRTYWGGRIYYNMVFGDVASLTAGGETRLDIASPQDHRTDGNRQYTSTNYYYDLKLSNWAWFLQGQIKPADKLKIVGGVRGDYFKMDAQNLTRPQNSGTGFPQIISPKIGAVLTPTKDFNIFGNVGFGFRSPSYLEVSPYSATSQKNFDLEPAKIDTGDVGFNVALFGNLYFAAAYYHTITQREIRLVNNVPTNIGDTLRKGYEIEAKFYPSRDVSVFASYDWVDATVINPARAGQVLVTRVPEHIIKGGIQIQRDFGFSRRLVADAYYQYTSGFPNYSGTSAVPIFGPDYDVYNFKLTYEGNGWSSYATARYQPREFSAPITFVLNNQMTFGPEPKWDLTSGLSYTF; via the coding sequence ATGCCCGCTCAAGTTTCAGTTCTAACCAGTCAAGATATTCAGCGCCTCAATGTCCGCAACTATTCAGACTTATTCTCGACCATTCCCGGAGTGAATGCGTACACCATCGGCCAGGGACAGGCCACACACTCATTTTCGTTCAGAGGTTTTTCCGGTGCGGGCGGAGCTGACGTAGCCATTTTTATCGACGGCGTTCCACAGAACACCCCTTCGACATATCAGGGCTCGACGGGATTGTCGGAGATTTCCTGGCTACCCCCGGAGGCCATTGAAAGGATAGAGGTTATTAAGGGACCTTTTTCGGCTCTGTATGGAGATTTTGCCATGGCAGGAGTCATCAACATTATTACGAAGAAGAGTCAACCTTCGCCCAGCCTCGACTCTTATGGGGGCAGCTTCGGAGCTTTTCGAGCTCTTGGAGTGCTTAGCCGAGATACATGGGTGCCTACTCCTTACCTTGTCGACGAGTACTACAGAATCGATGGGTACAGAGATAATTCTCAACTGGGAAGTTTCAGTTCATTCAACAAATTCTCTCTACCAATTGCCGGCGGAATTCTCTCTTTGCGATACAACTACTACAAGGCGAAGTGGGGAGCCCCAGGATATCTCGTCATCAATGATGTGAAACGAGGCCTCGTGAGCAGAAGGCGCGCCTACAACGTGACGGATGGGGGCGATCAGAGGCGGCAAGAAATAGTCCTGAATTATGCTCCCCTTTGCGGAGAACGAGGATTGTATGCCACTGCATACGTGGATATCTGGGACATACTTCGGTTAAACGATCTTCAGTCCACTGGTTATCAGGCAGCCAGGGAGGACAAAAGGACGTACTGGGGTGGCCGTATCTACTACAACATGGTCTTTGGGGATGTTGCATCGCTTACAGCAGGAGGGGAAACAAGACTGGACATAGCCTCACCCCAGGACCACAGAACCGATGGTAACAGACAATATACCAGTACGAACTACTATTACGATTTGAAGTTGTCCAACTGGGCATGGTTCCTCCAAGGGCAGATCAAACCTGCCGACAAACTGAAGATAGTCGGGGGAGTGAGAGGCGATTACTTCAAAATGGATGCACAGAATTTAACGCGACCTCAAAACTCCGGAACCGGATTCCCGCAGATCATATCTCCCAAAATCGGAGCAGTCCTCACGCCCACCAAGGATTTTAATATTTTCGGAAATGTCGGTTTCGGCTTTCGATCTCCATCGTACTTGGAGGTTTCTCCGTATTCAGCAACCAGTCAGAAGAATTTCGATCTGGAGCCAGCTAAGATAGACACGGGCGATGTGGGCTTCAATGTTGCCCTCTTCGGTAATCTCTACTTTGCAGCCGCTTACTATCACACGATCACACAGCGAGAAATCCGGCTCGTAAACAACGTTCCGACGAATATTGGAGATACGTTGCGTAAGGGATACGAGATCGAAGCCAAATTTTACCCATCCAGAGATGTAAGCGTCTTTGCAAGTTACGACTGGGTAGACGCAACTGTTATAAATCCTGCCCGGGCCGGTCAGGTTCTCGTAACCCGGGTTCCCGAGCACATTATCAAAGGAGGTATACAAATTCAGAGAGATTTCGGATTCAGCAGGCGATTAGTCGCTGACGCGTATTACCAATACACCAGCGGATTCCCAAACTATTCCGGAACGAGTGCTGTCCCGATATTTGGTCCGGATTACGATGTGTACAATTTCAAACTGACGTACGAGGGAAACGGGTGGTCGTCTTACGCCACCGCGAGGTATCAGCCGAGAGAATTCTCAGCGCCGATAACTTTCGTACTAAACAATCAAATGACCTTCGGTCCGGAACCAAAATGGGATTTAACTTCGGGGCTTTCGTACACGTTCTGA